Genomic segment of Cottoperca gobio chromosome 6, fCotGob3.1, whole genome shotgun sequence:
aaatacttttatagaaacatttattgtgaaaaatTTAACCGGAAATACGCCAATAAACACCGACGAAGAAGAACACGTGTAAGGAAGCTATACAGATACATCCATGACTCATTCATAGACATAAATACGTATATATGTCTATGATATACTACATATCATATAAGTATATCAGCAAAGAGCAGCGAACAGGCTGAATGTGGAGAGTTAGTTAAGCCCAAGGACGGATACAGACAACGGGTGGGCCTTTTATAAATGCGTTTAATAGTTTATCTGCTGATTGTTTCGAGCTTCAAGACGCTGACTTTGACACAGTGATATTCTGTCAAAATAAATAGGTCAGTACaccatcaaataaaaataatataaataaaataataatgaaacaagCAGCCTTAGACTGCTTGTTTTGAATGATGTAACGTTGGAGTTGGCTATTAGTTTCTGTCACGAGcttactgtacttaagtacacatttgaggtacttgttcTTTAATTGggtatttccatttaatgcttCTCTATAATTCTACTCCACCACAATATAGGGGAACTGTGttctactttttacttcactacatttgtaCAACAACTATGATTACTTTGCAGACTATGATTGTATGTGCAAGACATATGATGAAAACATGATAACAATGTCTCATAAATTCATCATATATTTTgtacataaaatgtatttatctatcAGTAATGATAACTCCAATATACAATAGTAAAACACTCATTGGCTTCAGCACTATAAGTACTTATTTACTTTTCAATACTAGTACATTTTGATGATTATACTTATGCACTTGTTCTTAAGTAATTCCACCCCTGTACAGTATGAAGGTGATTTATTTAGGGTTTCTGCCCTCCATTAATGTAAGTTTTCAGAGGGGAATAATCAGAGTTGTCACTTCAGGTAAAATCAAATGATATGTCAACAATTTACATAATTAATTTATAGTTTGGGTAATGTTTTTtgagcttctcaaatatgaatgttttcttgttttccgTGATAGTAAACATCACTATTATTGGGTTTTGGGCCATTGGTCGAAAAAAACAAGGCTTTTAAAATATGTCAACCTGAGCTTTGGTAAATTGTGATGGGCatatttcacaattttctggcattttattGACTATACAACGGATTTATCAATAAAACCATAGGCAGAGTAATCAATAATCGTTATTTGTAGCCATGTTCACAGGCTACTCATGTGACCCGGCTCTCTGTCTGACGATTCAGCAGAATGACACCTAAAAGACCTACCATAGTGAACCCTATTGTCAAATCTAATGCCTCTGTGCTTCACTGTTCATCAGCAGATCCAACCATGCCTCTCCAGTTTGTGTATAACAACCAGGACTTTGTCGCAGATGTGCATCGGAGCAGTGGAAACAGactttcatcaccgcaagcaaAGTTTGACACGACCATCCAAGCCGGCTGGTCAGACAGGATGAACAAGGGTCTCTTCCGCTACCATCTGGGTGACCTACAAACACGTATCCTGCCGGGCCCTGCATGACTATGTGGCCCAGCTCAATATTCAAAGAGGATTACAGAGGAGAAAGCCTCAGGAGATACTGAGCATTAAGCAGGAGTTCAATGCCAAGCAGTTTAATTTTAACAAAATCAATCCAGAAGAAGTCATATTTGAGATGATAAAGGATGGTGaggaaggaaatgaaaatgGACAGTTGCATGCACATCCCTGCAGGATGGCCGTGCTGGTCAATGTCAGCCCTTTGGAATTTGGACATTGTCTCTTTGTTCCAGATCCTTCACGCTGTTTCCCACAGGTCCTGACGAGTTTTGCCATCCAGGCTGTTATTGAATCTGTGCTCTTGAGCTCCGATCCCAGCTTCCGTGTGGGGTTCAATAGTCTCGGAGCATTTGCGTCGGTCAATCATTTACACCTGCATGGGTATTACCTGAATCATGAGCTCAAGATAGAATCTGTGTCAGTCAAGCCGCTGGTTCCTGAAAAGGGGTTTTATCGCTTGTTGGACTTTCCTTCAGGTTTTTGCTTTTACACGGAATCCGAGTGCGTGGAGAAAGTTGCCAGAGCCATTTGTCGAGTCACAGACTTTCTTGTGGACCGTAATATTGCTCACAACATGTTCTTGACTAGAGGATGTCCGCCCTGTGATCGCATACAGAACGAAAAGGATCACTTCTCAAGAAAAGGTGTTCGCATCGCTGTATGGCCCAGAACTTCATGCTTCGGTGCCAAGGAGGAGTCTGCCTTTAATGTTGCCCTCTGTGAGCTGGCTGGACACTTACCATTTAAGAACAAGAAGGACTATGAGGTCTCTACTGAGAAAGATGTAATAGATATCATCCAGAGGTATCTTCTGGCTGATGCAGAGTTTCACACGTTGGAACAGCAGCTTACTTGTCTTTTAATGGATTCATAATGCGTGGACATTAAATCCTGAGCCGAAGTTCAAATCAACTAGGTTAGAAGCTACACATTCTTCACACATCctgacatgtgtttgtgtttttgttgacatCAATTTAAACTGGGGGAGTTTTGCTGAATCTCCTTTCCTGCACTTGTCCTGTGCACAAAAATACCTTcttacataaatatattatcAGTGAGAATATATTTAATGGACTAATAGATGTGCTGTATTAAAACtggtttcaaatcaaatgtcaaaaGCATTTTAtctaaaagttgtttttgtctttatttggtGAGTTGTGTAGGTGAAGCAAGTGATTCCAGCATTCCTggcatcgttaatgttatttgtTTCACCTGTGATTTTCCTGTGAAGTCAGAATGTTGGttgtaaaacaaacaagtgtgtgttAGATTGAAAAGACTCCTTGGAATGAAAAGATTTTTTCTAGTGTCCAAGATCACACCCTATTTGTACAAATCTACatctatatccatatatatatatatatatatatatatatatatatatatatatatatatatatatatatatatatatatatatattatatacatacacataggTTGTAATGCAGCTGTAACTTGTAGTGCTGATAGTCAGTGTAGACAGTCGGTGTCAGTATTTGACAGTGTTCAGTTCTAGTTTAACCCTGGGGTAGAAGCTACTTTTGAGT
This window contains:
- the gdpgp1 gene encoding LOW QUALITY PROTEIN: GDP-D-glucose phosphorylase 1 (The sequence of the model RefSeq protein was modified relative to this genomic sequence to represent the inferred CDS: deleted 1 base in 1 codon), with the protein product MPLQFVYNNQDFVADVHRSSGNRLSSPQAKFDTTIQAGWSDRMNKGLFRYHLGDLQTRILPGPHDYVAQLNIQRGLQRRKPQEILSIKQEFNAKQFNFNKINPEEVIFEMIKDGEEGNENGQLHAHPCRMAVLVNVSPLEFGHCLFVPDPSRCFPQVLTSFAIQAVIESVLLSSDPSFRVGFNSLGAFASVNHLHLHGYYLNHELKIESVSVKPLVPEKGFYRLLDFPSGFCFYTESECVEKVARAICRVTDFLVDRNIAHNMFLTRGCPPCDRIQNEKDHFSRKGVRIAVWPRTSCFGAKEESAFNVALCELAGHLPFKNKKDYEVSTEKDVIDIIQRYLLADAEFHTLEQQLTCLLMDS